Below is a genomic region from Alkalinema sp. FACHB-956.
TCGTCTTCATAGCCTGCGATCGCCCAACCCACAAAGCGCTCTAGCTTCAACAGCTTAGTGACTTGGGTCCCTACCGAAGTACGGTTGGCGATCGGGAAGGTTTCTTCATTCACCTCAATCCGCACCACTCGCCCCAAACTGGTACAGACCACCACCTGATCGCCTTCTTCAACAAATCCCGCCAAGAGAACGGAGTCATCGTCCTTGAGCTTGGTGGCAATCAGTCCACGATTGGTCATGTCTTGGAATTCCGTTAAGGCAATGCGTTTCATTTTGCCTTGAGCCGTCAACAGCAGCAGAGCTTGGCTGTCCAAATCCTCTGGCAAAAAGAAGGTGCTGACGATCGCGCGGGTATCGGCTCCGACCCCGGCATTGGCTGGTAACAACGTCACCAACGGCACACCCTTGGTACGAGCTGCCGCTTGGGGAATGTCCCGCACGCTCAGCGGAAAGGCTTTGCCGCTCCGGGTCAAGACCACTAACGTTTCGGCAGTGGTTGTGAATTCCGTCTGAATGACCACGTCATCCAATTCTTCTAAAACGGGCTTATCAAGATCCTCCGTTTTTCGTTGTTGCCGTTGATAGGTTTTGGGACTGACACGACGGATATAGCCCTTTTGCGTGAGCTCGATCACGGTCTCTTGATCGTCTTCTACGGCGAATAATTCGACTTCTTCGATCGCTGGTTTAGGCGAAGCTTTGCGACCTTTTTCGGCCTTGGGTGCACTGACGGCAGCTTCAGTGGCGTCCGCATTTTTTGGGAGTGCACTGGCGCGTTTGGCCAATGGTTTGGAGGATTCCAGGGGCGCAGTGGGGGAAGCCCCCAGGTCTAGAATGCGAGTTTTCCGGGCATCCCCAAATTGCTTTTTCAAATGGCGCAATTCTTTTTTCAGCGCTTTCAGTAATTCCCGCCGATCGCTCAACAGTTTTTTCAAGTCGGCAATCTTCGTGGTTAACTCCTCAAACTCCGTTTGCAAATTCTGGTGTTCCAACCCAGTTAAACGACGCAGGGGCATCCCTAAAATCGCATCGGCTTGGCGATCGCTAAAGTCAAACTGATTTTGCAATTCCACCTTGGCACTGGTTCCATCGGGGGCGTTACGCAGGATGTCAATCACATCATCTAGATTGGCCAACGCTTCCAACCAACCCTCCACGAGGTGAATTCGGTTTTCGTGCTGGGTCAGTTCATGGCCATAGCGCCGGGTCAGGGTTTCTTCCCGGAAGGTGAGAAATTCCTGGAGCAATTCCCGCAGGGTCATCTGGCGGGGTTGGGCCTGGGAGAGGGCCAACATGATCGTTCCGAAATTACTTTGCAGCGCCGTTTGCTTGTACAGTGCCTGCAAAATATGATTGGGGTTCGTATCGCGCTTCAGTTCAATGACGACCCGAATGCCTTCCCGATCGCTCTCGTCGCGAATATCGGAAATTCCCTCTAGCTTGCCGCCATTCACCAATTCCGCAATTTTTTCGATCAGCGAAGCTTTATTGACCTGGTAGGGCAGTTCCGTAATGACGATCGCCGATCGGCGGTGTTTCCCTTTGCCGACATGGATCTCCTCAATATCCGTCACCCCCCGGATGGGAATGCTCCCCCGTCCGGTTAAGTAGGCCTCCCGAATCCCTTCGGTGCCAACAATTTCGCCCCCCGTGGGAAAATCGGGGCCAGGAATAATTTCCAGGAGCTTTTCGTCCGCCAGATTGGGATTATCAATCAGCGCAATCAAGCCATCCACCACCTCGCCCAGGTTGTGGGGCGGAATATTCGTTGCCATCCCCACGGCAATCCCTGAGGATCCATTCAGCAGCAAGAAGGGCAATTGTGCCGGGAGAACCGTGGGCTCCTGCTGGGAGTTATCGAAGTTGCCGATAAATTCCACGGTGGAATCACCAATTTCCGTCAGCATGGACTCATTGCTGATCGGAGACAAGCGGGTTTCGGTGTACCGCATCGCAGCG
It encodes:
- a CDS encoding DNA topoisomerase (ATP-hydrolyzing), translated to MAKQLDILQTGQVISTALHTEMQQSYLEYAMSVIVGRALPDVRDGLKPVHRRILYAMHELGLTPDRPFRKCARVVGDVLGKYHPHGDQAVYDALVRMVQDFSSRYPLLAGHGNFGSVDNDPPAAMRYTETRLSPISNESMLTEIGDSTVEFIGNFDNSQQEPTVLPAQLPFLLLNGSSGIAVGMATNIPPHNLGEVVDGLIALIDNPNLADEKLLEIIPGPDFPTGGEIVGTEGIREAYLTGRGSIPIRGVTDIEEIHVGKGKHRRSAIVITELPYQVNKASLIEKIAELVNGGKLEGISDIRDESDREGIRVVIELKRDTNPNHILQALYKQTALQSNFGTIMLALSQAQPRQMTLRELLQEFLTFREETLTRRYGHELTQHENRIHLVEGWLEALANLDDVIDILRNAPDGTSAKVELQNQFDFSDRQADAILGMPLRRLTGLEHQNLQTEFEELTTKIADLKKLLSDRRELLKALKKELRHLKKQFGDARKTRILDLGASPTAPLESSKPLAKRASALPKNADATEAAVSAPKAEKGRKASPKPAIEEVELFAVEDDQETVIELTQKGYIRRVSPKTYQRQQRKTEDLDKPVLEELDDVVIQTEFTTTAETLVVLTRSGKAFPLSVRDIPQAAARTKGVPLVTLLPANAGVGADTRAIVSTFFLPEDLDSQALLLLTAQGKMKRIALTEFQDMTNRGLIATKLKDDDSVLLAGFVEEGDQVVVCTSLGRVVRIEVNEETFPIANRTSVGTQVTKLLKLERFVGWAIAGYEDDFLMVSEQGYAKRMTVGALKLCAPGELGQNVFQFTNKSDVLMGMTVAFPGTHTLALMSDTCVAKLPVEAVLLGTRMDKGEKPFKIAKGEKVTDLILPIVPYGEGEDEF